A single window of Granulicella mallensis MP5ACTX8 DNA harbors:
- a CDS encoding CehA/McbA family metallohydrolase, giving the protein MRFSLFLRAMVLTASLSSAALAQTEHVNPWSPVNVAPLPPISSLSDGVWLKGDLHLHSRHSKDSSNNSEAKIIGFAESVGMDYLAITDHDNHVQGDVAHNTWTDTEFKSNSVLLLYGAEWTTTRGHGNAFSARPYDHQRLYDVRDQRDIVIGAVKKELGIHLSANHPSGKDHFGFSYDMVDSIEVWNSAVWSKNANAIMIWDDMLSSGRKLTGRGGSDSHHGTPDTPEQATKNTYQRQANYVGTPTTWVYAKERTLQAVVDALTNGRVAVSANPYAPRVEFYADLDQDGKMDMMMGDDAKATGKPATFRIQLTGNTVPGAQYTLHVVKDGNPFKTLQATGGKTTMAEFTDTPQELGRTYYRVEVEGPPTAYPQVPGSTALNGNMVGLSNPIYFNFDPNF; this is encoded by the coding sequence ATGCGTTTCTCTCTCTTTCTTCGCGCGATGGTCCTGACGGCCAGCCTCAGCTCCGCCGCTCTGGCACAGACCGAACATGTCAACCCGTGGTCACCGGTCAATGTCGCTCCGTTGCCGCCGATCTCCAGTCTCAGTGACGGTGTGTGGCTCAAGGGCGACCTGCACCTGCACTCCCGGCACAGTAAAGACTCCAGCAACAACTCCGAGGCCAAGATCATCGGCTTCGCCGAGTCGGTTGGCATGGACTATCTCGCCATCACGGATCATGACAACCATGTTCAGGGTGATGTCGCGCACAACACCTGGACCGATACGGAGTTCAAGTCGAACTCCGTCCTGTTGCTGTATGGCGCTGAGTGGACGACGACGCGCGGCCACGGCAATGCATTTTCGGCTCGGCCCTACGATCATCAGCGGCTATACGACGTCCGCGATCAGCGCGATATTGTGATCGGGGCGGTGAAGAAGGAACTCGGGATTCATCTGTCCGCCAACCATCCGAGCGGCAAGGATCATTTCGGTTTCTCCTACGATATGGTGGATTCGATCGAGGTCTGGAACTCAGCGGTGTGGTCGAAGAACGCCAACGCGATCATGATCTGGGACGACATGCTCTCGTCGGGACGCAAGCTGACCGGCAGAGGTGGGAGCGATTCGCACCACGGTACCCCGGATACTCCGGAGCAGGCGACCAAGAACACTTATCAGCGTCAGGCTAACTATGTGGGAACGCCGACCACCTGGGTGTATGCCAAGGAACGAACCCTGCAGGCCGTCGTGGACGCCCTGACGAACGGACGGGTGGCGGTCAGCGCGAACCCCTATGCTCCGCGCGTCGAGTTCTATGCCGACCTCGATCAGGATGGCAAGATGGACATGATGATGGGCGACGATGCGAAGGCAACGGGGAAGCCGGCCACCTTCCGCATTCAGTTGACAGGGAATACGGTTCCGGGAGCTCAATACACCCTGCATGTGGTGAAAGACGGCAACCCGTTCAAGACCCTGCAGGCCACCGGCGGCAAGACAACGATGGCAGAGTTTACCGATACACCGCAGGAACTTGGTCGAACCTACTATCGCGTCGAGGTGGAAGGGCCGCCGACAGCCTACCCGCAGGTTCCCGGGTCGACCGCGCTGAACGGCAACATGGTCGGGCTATCGAATCCCATCTACTTCAACTTCGACCCGAACTTTTGA
- a CDS encoding beta-propeller fold lactonase family protein, with protein MLRITRLSLALLSASFSLMAIGQTAPAPGSIGEATRQTPQYIPGGFNLPNGWRITPAGKAIATIEDLVLNTVISPDGKIMVASHSGYLPHGIDVIDVKTRKLVQEIPLKTTWLGLAWSPDGHTLYVSGGNATGAKNIARTMAPIYEFTYRNGRLSDTPTNSLVETIDPKDVWWAGVVYLPNKHLIYAANRGTGLGPSNVVVFDAKTRKIVTRIPVEINPYSTVLSRDGRRLFVSNWSSESVSVIDTETNRVIRTLHVGMNPNDMKLSADGRLFVACSNDNTIHVIDTNKLEVVERLSTTLTPFAPEGSTPDAIEIDNQRKLLYVANADNNSITVIRIAVRDHSAVIGFIPTGWYPSALALAENNNTLFIGNAKGEEGHPDLKSVGSPLASKWNGDETVKTLQKSSIEVLPVANLRQNLPKWTHEVIENTPYNDSLLSEARPPKEPTILPREVGVATPIQHVIYIIKENRTYDQVFGDIKGANGDPRLTIFGEQVTPNQHALARQYVTLDNLYCDGEVSVDGHSWSDSAYATDFNERYWPPTYAGRSDAERSRAYVPSAGHLWDLAARKGLTYRSYGEYAIRASTGEGMDAAPGSGGLVGHVAANYLGGRQRDTANVGVFLKEFHEYESHFDSPNANLRLPNFVIMSLPEDHTRGTAPGAFTPQAMVANNDYAIGQLVDAVSHSRYWSSTAIFIIEDDGQDGPDHVDARRTVGLVLSPYVKRGVIDSTLYSTSSMVRSIELLLGMPPMSQYDAAAMPMYASFGTEAQVAPFDAIPPKIDVNAKNKKGDYGSEESKKMDFSDVDRAPMHALNEVIWKSIKGADSPMPPPVHRFRPLIDAGDMITKDND; from the coding sequence ATGCTTAGGATTACTCGCCTGTCTCTTGCCCTGTTGTCTGCAAGCTTTTCCCTGATGGCTATAGGCCAGACAGCTCCTGCTCCCGGCAGCATCGGCGAAGCGACACGGCAAACTCCCCAGTACATTCCCGGCGGATTCAACCTGCCGAATGGATGGCGCATCACCCCGGCCGGAAAGGCCATCGCCACGATCGAAGACCTCGTGCTGAACACCGTGATCTCTCCCGATGGGAAGATCATGGTCGCGAGCCACTCCGGCTATCTGCCGCACGGCATCGACGTGATCGACGTGAAGACGCGGAAGCTGGTGCAGGAGATTCCGTTGAAGACAACATGGCTGGGACTCGCCTGGTCTCCGGACGGTCACACGTTGTATGTTTCAGGCGGCAATGCGACCGGCGCAAAGAACATCGCCCGTACCATGGCTCCGATCTATGAGTTCACCTATCGCAATGGACGCTTGAGCGATACTCCGACCAACAGCCTGGTCGAGACGATTGATCCCAAGGACGTATGGTGGGCCGGCGTAGTCTATCTGCCAAACAAGCATCTGATCTATGCCGCCAATCGTGGAACCGGACTTGGTCCCAGCAATGTGGTCGTTTTCGATGCGAAGACGCGAAAGATCGTCACCCGCATTCCCGTCGAGATCAATCCTTATTCCACGGTGTTGAGCCGGGACGGACGGAGGTTATTCGTCTCGAACTGGTCGAGTGAGAGTGTAAGTGTCATCGATACGGAGACCAACCGTGTGATCCGCACGCTGCATGTAGGCATGAATCCGAACGACATGAAGTTGTCCGCGGATGGAAGACTCTTTGTCGCCTGCTCGAACGACAACACGATCCATGTCATCGATACGAACAAGCTGGAAGTAGTCGAGAGGCTCTCGACAACGCTGACCCCATTCGCACCCGAAGGCTCCACGCCCGATGCGATCGAGATCGATAACCAGCGCAAGCTGCTCTACGTTGCCAATGCGGATAACAACTCGATCACGGTGATCCGTATTGCGGTGCGTGACCACAGCGCCGTCATCGGATTTATTCCGACCGGTTGGTATCCTTCGGCTCTGGCGCTGGCGGAGAACAACAATACGCTTTTCATCGGCAACGCCAAAGGCGAAGAGGGGCACCCGGACCTCAAGAGCGTGGGCAGCCCGCTGGCCTCGAAGTGGAATGGCGATGAGACGGTCAAGACGCTGCAAAAGAGCAGCATTGAGGTGCTGCCGGTAGCCAATCTTCGGCAGAATCTGCCGAAATGGACCCATGAGGTGATCGAGAACACCCCTTACAACGATTCGCTGCTGTCAGAGGCACGGCCTCCCAAGGAACCTACGATCCTGCCCCGCGAGGTCGGCGTCGCCACTCCTATTCAGCATGTGATCTACATCATCAAGGAGAACCGTACCTACGATCAGGTCTTCGGCGATATCAAGGGAGCCAACGGCGATCCGCGGCTGACCATCTTCGGCGAACAGGTAACGCCCAACCAGCACGCGCTGGCCCGGCAATACGTAACGCTCGATAACCTCTACTGCGATGGCGAAGTGAGCGTGGACGGACACTCGTGGTCGGACTCGGCCTACGCGACCGACTTCAACGAGCGCTACTGGCCGCCCACGTACGCTGGCCGCAGCGATGCGGAACGTAGCCGGGCTTATGTGCCTTCGGCCGGTCACCTCTGGGATCTGGCCGCACGCAAGGGACTCACATACCGGTCCTACGGCGAGTATGCGATCCGCGCCAGCACCGGTGAAGGCATGGATGCCGCACCTGGATCGGGCGGCCTGGTAGGTCACGTCGCCGCCAACTATCTCGGAGGCAGACAACGAGACACCGCGAACGTCGGGGTCTTCCTGAAAGAGTTCCATGAGTACGAGAGCCACTTCGACAGTCCGAATGCCAACCTGCGGCTGCCGAACTTCGTCATCATGAGCCTGCCCGAAGACCACACCCGCGGGACGGCGCCGGGCGCGTTTACCCCGCAGGCCATGGTGGCGAACAACGATTACGCCATCGGTCAGTTGGTCGATGCGGTGAGCCACAGCCGTTACTGGTCGAGCACAGCGATCTTCATCATCGAAGACGACGGACAGGATGGACCTGACCATGTGGACGCGCGACGCACCGTGGGCCTGGTGCTGAGTCCTTATGTAAAACGTGGCGTCATCGATAGCACTTTGTACTCGACCAGTTCGATGGTGCGGTCGATTGAGCTGCTGCTCGGTATGCCGCCGATGAGCCAATACGATGCGGCTGCGATGCCGATGTACGCCTCCTTCGGAACCGAGGCGCAGGTAGCTCCATTCGATGCGATCCCGCCGAAGATCGACGTGAACGCGAAGAACAAGAAGGGAGACTATGGATCGGAGGAGAGCAAAAAAATGGACTTCTCCGACGTGGACCGCGCGCCGATGCATGCTCTCAACGAGGTCATCTGGAAGAGCATCAAGGGTGCTGATTCGCCCATGCCGCCGCCGGTACACCGCTTCCGTCCGCTCATCGATGCAGGCGACATGATTACGAAAGACAACGACTAG
- a CDS encoding TonB-dependent receptor: protein MRKTFFKKPKRIASSQRVSWFAMLVGSVVLLLTLATPHNLLAQGITGAINGIVTDTSGAAIEGATVTVRQIDTNAIRTLTTSHVGSYAVTQLAPGRYSVRVDKEGFKIFQQSDITLVIDQVAQIDARLEIGSDQQTVEVTSDSPVIQTETSSVGLVIDSATIQNTPLNGHVSILGLINLTPGVQDVAAQDQVPVRGVTLAFGTNQRNSYGDAGNTFDGVTNMEIELQRAQGEVPSLDAISQFKVIDQGAPAEFNQPNQIVVVSASGGNQLHGEGFEFNRSKGTAAKSWFNGPRASAPARAPYQRNEYGGNLSGPIYIPHLYDGRNRSFFFASYEGFHLTQSASVSSTQPTAAERKGDFSAYLVNGGCAPGSGGICIINPLTKQPFPGNVINVPLNPVDIQLQNILIPQSTFQTLAANTQELIPHTTEVSRLNLRFDHKISDHDQLRGTWLRAFYGPFADVGTSSLAGGVAQDGEHNDIFVVGWSHTFSPTLLLDSYVSYMHMPLFRIGQNYKTDFSSIIPGLGPILLPAAPTINITNITGITEGSSKNFEQTYQGNTALTKVFPKHTVKAGFSYLYNTSWQDSSGHGSFSFNGNYTGVAYADFLLGYPNSTGTSNPQDFVVRWNSGQYGMYVQDDWKILHNLTLNYGIRYDLQHLYDNPYGTESLFVPSVGKVVVFANSYPAITNPLYTKYSVLAPSVGLPSSMYAYLGQAKTNIAPRFGFAYEIRPKTVIRGAVGQYYNLLPSSYVGGGFSSLPFITSVNYTNTPNTPTITMNAPFAGSATVGADPSVIAQHKTIAPYTEQYNLALEHQLPGSIDLRIGYVGQRTIHQNNHGGPGNTEPDINYAPPGDYTEQSKRPFQQFSTITEAFDPLYHTTGNSLQVGVHKAFSHGFLINAEYQWIRVLGVENHQNPTNIGDSYGNISSITPQTLEVSYQYGLPFGKGKMLFGNAGAFTDRILGGWQLGGVTSFQTGQPFSVSYTAPGTQIYGASGRADRILGAPLYPKVKTRQQWFNKAIPGAATMPGDERLSPAFGPPPAYKFGNSGYDMLWGPHYQNWDMNLEKNTVLAGRYRLQLRAEVFNVANHPNFSVPGSSLTTPSSFGVISSTVNENRTVEFATKFNF, encoded by the coding sequence ATGAGAAAGACATTCTTTAAGAAGCCAAAGCGCATCGCAAGCTCCCAGAGAGTCAGTTGGTTTGCGATGCTGGTGGGCAGCGTGGTCTTACTGCTTACCCTTGCAACGCCGCACAATCTCCTGGCTCAGGGAATCACCGGGGCCATTAACGGAATTGTGACGGATACCAGCGGCGCTGCAATCGAGGGTGCGACGGTGACCGTGCGCCAGATCGATACCAATGCAATCCGCACTCTTACTACCTCGCACGTGGGATCGTATGCGGTCACCCAGTTGGCGCCCGGCAGATACAGCGTCCGGGTGGATAAGGAGGGCTTTAAAATCTTCCAACAGAGCGACATCACGCTGGTGATCGATCAGGTAGCCCAGATCGACGCGCGACTGGAGATCGGATCGGATCAACAGACGGTCGAGGTTACGAGCGATTCGCCGGTCATCCAGACCGAGACCTCTTCGGTGGGTCTGGTCATCGACAGCGCGACGATCCAGAACACGCCGTTGAACGGCCACGTCAGCATCCTGGGCCTGATCAATCTGACGCCGGGCGTACAGGATGTCGCCGCGCAGGATCAGGTGCCGGTACGCGGAGTCACGCTGGCCTTTGGTACCAACCAGCGTAACTCTTATGGCGACGCGGGTAATACCTTTGACGGCGTTACGAATATGGAGATTGAGCTGCAGCGCGCGCAGGGCGAAGTGCCCTCGCTGGATGCGATCTCCCAGTTCAAGGTGATCGACCAGGGCGCTCCGGCGGAGTTCAACCAGCCCAATCAGATCGTGGTCGTCAGCGCGAGCGGCGGCAACCAGTTGCATGGGGAAGGCTTTGAATTCAATCGCAGCAAGGGCACCGCGGCCAAGTCGTGGTTCAATGGCCCTCGCGCCTCAGCACCTGCGCGTGCCCCCTATCAGCGTAATGAGTACGGCGGGAACCTCAGCGGTCCCATCTACATTCCGCACCTTTACGACGGTCGTAATCGCAGCTTCTTCTTCGCCAGCTATGAAGGTTTCCATCTGACCCAGTCGGCTTCTGTCAGCAGCACTCAGCCGACTGCGGCCGAGCGTAAGGGAGACTTTAGTGCCTATCTGGTGAATGGCGGTTGCGCACCGGGCAGCGGCGGAATTTGCATCATCAATCCGCTAACCAAGCAGCCATTTCCGGGCAACGTCATTAACGTCCCCCTCAACCCGGTTGACATTCAACTGCAGAATATCCTCATTCCTCAGTCGACCTTTCAGACGCTCGCCGCCAACACACAGGAACTGATCCCGCATACCACCGAGGTCTCGCGCCTGAACCTGCGCTTCGATCATAAGATTAGCGACCATGATCAGCTCCGCGGCACATGGCTGCGTGCTTTTTATGGACCCTTCGCGGATGTAGGGACTTCGAGTCTGGCCGGCGGCGTGGCACAGGATGGCGAACACAACGACATCTTTGTCGTGGGCTGGAGCCATACCTTCTCTCCGACGCTGCTGCTCGACAGCTACGTCTCTTACATGCACATGCCGCTCTTCCGCATTGGGCAGAACTACAAGACTGACTTCTCGTCGATCATCCCCGGTCTGGGCCCGATTCTGCTCCCAGCCGCACCGACGATCAACATCACCAACATCACCGGCATCACCGAAGGGAGCTCGAAGAACTTCGAGCAGACCTATCAAGGGAACACGGCGCTTACCAAGGTCTTTCCCAAGCACACCGTCAAAGCGGGTTTCTCGTATCTCTACAACACCTCGTGGCAGGATTCGTCCGGGCATGGGTCCTTCTCTTTCAACGGCAACTACACGGGAGTTGCCTATGCCGACTTCCTGCTGGGCTACCCGAACTCGACCGGTACCTCGAACCCTCAGGATTTCGTCGTTCGCTGGAACTCCGGCCAGTACGGCATGTACGTTCAGGATGACTGGAAGATCCTGCACAACCTGACCCTCAACTACGGTATTCGCTACGACCTGCAGCACTTGTACGACAACCCCTATGGAACCGAGTCGCTGTTCGTTCCCAGCGTGGGCAAGGTCGTGGTCTTCGCGAACTCCTATCCGGCGATCACGAACCCGCTGTATACGAAGTACTCGGTCCTGGCTCCTTCGGTCGGCCTGCCGAGCAGCATGTATGCCTATCTCGGTCAGGCGAAGACCAATATCGCGCCACGCTTCGGCTTCGCGTACGAGATTCGTCCCAAGACCGTAATCCGCGGCGCCGTAGGCCAGTACTACAACCTGCTGCCCTCGTCCTACGTGGGCGGAGGATTCAGCAGCCTGCCCTTCATCACCAGCGTCAACTACACCAACACTCCCAACACACCCACAATTACGATGAACGCGCCGTTCGCCGGCAGCGCCACGGTGGGTGCCGATCCGTCGGTGATCGCGCAGCACAAAACCATCGCTCCATACACCGAGCAGTACAACCTGGCCCTGGAGCACCAACTGCCCGGATCGATCGATCTGCGCATCGGGTACGTTGGCCAGCGCACGATCCACCAGAACAACCATGGCGGCCCGGGCAATACCGAGCCGGACATCAACTATGCTCCTCCGGGCGACTACACCGAACAGTCGAAGCGTCCTTTCCAGCAGTTCTCGACCATCACCGAGGCCTTCGATCCGCTCTATCACACGACCGGCAACTCCCTGCAGGTGGGCGTACACAAAGCCTTCAGCCATGGCTTCCTGATCAACGCCGAGTACCAGTGGATCAGGGTGCTGGGCGTAGAGAACCACCAGAACCCGACCAACATCGGCGACTCCTACGGCAATATCTCCAGCATCACCCCGCAGACGCTCGAGGTGAGCTACCAGTATGGGCTTCCGTTCGGTAAGGGCAAGATGTTGTTCGGCAATGCAGGCGCTTTCACCGACCGGATTCTCGGCGGCTGGCAGCTGGGCGGCGTTACCTCGTTTCAGACTGGACAGCCGTTCTCGGTTAGCTATACCGCTCCTGGAACCCAGATCTACGGTGCCAGCGGCAGAGCCGACCGGATTCTCGGTGCGCCGCTCTATCCCAAGGTCAAGACCCGTCAGCAGTGGTTCAATAAGGCGATCCCAGGCGCAGCCACTATGCCTGGAGATGAGAGGCTCAGCCCGGCCTTCGGGCCACCTCCGGCGTACAAGTTCGGCAACTCCGGCTATGACATGCTGTGGGGGCCGCACTACCAGAACTGGGACATGAACCTTGAAAAGAACACCGTGCTCGCTGGACGCTACAGACTGCAGCTTCGCGCCGAAGTCTTCAACGTCGCTAACCATCCCAACTTCAGCGTGCCCGGTTCCTCCCTCACAACTCCTTCTTCCTTCGGCGTGATCTCGTCGACGGTCAATGAAAATCGCACCGTAGAGTTCGCGACGAAGTTCAACTTCTAA
- a CDS encoding nuclear transport factor 2 family protein, whose product MADTKLLIEQAYTAFNKRDIDGALALMTQDVSWPKASEGGKVVGKEEIRGYWTRQWSEFDPHVEPLAMTEEDGGKTRFRVHQLVKSLQGEVLSDSEVLHVFTVKNGLIAAMDLGDEADSIAGPSAAFAHRS is encoded by the coding sequence ATGGCAGACACTAAGCTCCTTATTGAGCAGGCGTACACCGCATTCAACAAGCGGGACATCGACGGTGCATTAGCACTGATGACGCAAGACGTGAGCTGGCCTAAGGCTTCGGAGGGCGGCAAGGTTGTCGGAAAAGAAGAGATCCGCGGCTATTGGACTCGACAATGGAGTGAGTTCGATCCCCATGTCGAACCGCTTGCAATGACCGAGGAAGACGGAGGCAAGACCCGCTTCAGGGTGCACCAACTCGTCAAGAGCCTTCAAGGAGAAGTTCTTTCCGACAGCGAGGTTCTTCATGTGTTCACCGTGAAGAACGGTCTCATCGCAGCCATGGACCTCGGGGATGAGGCCGATTCAATCGCTGGTCCGTCTGCCGCATTCGCACATCGATCCTGA
- a CDS encoding beta-sandwich domain-containing protein, which translates to MLLPFNNARSFALWAQAPTSNWNGVLRTDRFLPAKEGTVLLDSGTNHYSAAVNTEGAFSFQSVNAGLYSVTVRSAGNFYRSVTQVSIPSAAVGVTLKLGRDGSVEMVNTEIGRVVDTDQLTNKGVSEIPLNKRDFSQILLLAAGTSSDTNGASNFTQQFAINGQRGVEATFSLDGADISDPEMGGGTFTNFNVDAILDLKSSSGVMPAEIGRGASGYTDILTRSGTSDLHGSFFEFLRNSSLDARNYFDHPSPVSPGRIPPFRRNEFGFTNGGPVPVSRWLGNSKQIFYFIEYQGFRQVLGTTQVLSVPTAEQRSGMDTTAFPGDTLFVPVNSSIGQILARYPLPNYSAGTFGANTYATSSKVNTDADQFSGRLDFQSGAKDHWMARFSLDNLSGPTTNPDQTVIDPSFGVEYVDHQRNGVLTWIHTASPSLMFESSLSVIRTTPSFPTPNTTDPAVKFNDALFEPFNAPGGSVSRDYGNLFQARENVTFSRNVHTVKLGAEIRLNRDSGYFGSSPNGEYDFGGGTAYSAVKIASASGSHTINRGDPLPDTLSAFLTGSAFAYTRAVAPSYFSNGQNIGATGVNRTSIAAYVEDTWKATSRLTIGYGLRFELYTPISDRAHRTSGFYPSPGGGQVFLINPEPRYRTRMNNWAPRLQADYRLRPTLVLHAGAALSTIPPNLWQDNMITGNLPFVFYPRVTAGPTALVPYGFQFTPAQLPRVYTPDGTDIFANRRPNDVPANTEVDIDRLEQGIADASEGETTPLNVGGISRNFGNAGLGTWSLGLEQSVGQVTLSATYIGTTAYRLPRVAFPNAYPGATAQFAPYTNFNAAGQAVGGFGTEGEMTATSHSSYNALQVSGQGRTPHGGPAFQANYTWSKSIDDTSSVGGTSATSTVGAIAQAAPQNPFDTHPERGPSVFDTTNSFSLSLTQSLPVDAIHPLNHVSRKLTRGWQLISISSLSGGTPFTVYSGIQQTGAGSANTDRPNQIAKPSLSTARSKREDYFGRGSDNASFFSIPINVPGGTGPNHGSFGTLGRNTFRGPAYYDYDFSLVKDTPIGRRRSGAELTNLQFKAEFFNLFNVVNMGLPSNTILGAGFGQINRTNGNSRQIQFSLKLEY; encoded by the coding sequence ATGCTTCTTCCTTTTAATAACGCTCGCTCGTTTGCCCTTTGGGCGCAGGCGCCCACCTCAAATTGGAACGGTGTCCTTCGCACGGACCGGTTCCTGCCCGCAAAAGAGGGAACGGTGCTGCTCGACTCGGGCACGAATCACTATTCCGCAGCTGTAAATACAGAAGGGGCTTTTTCGTTCCAAAGCGTAAATGCCGGCCTCTACTCCGTGACGGTTCGTTCCGCTGGGAACTTCTACCGCAGCGTGACCCAGGTCTCTATCCCCTCAGCGGCTGTAGGCGTAACGCTCAAGCTGGGCCGCGACGGCTCGGTGGAGATGGTCAACACGGAGATCGGAAGAGTCGTTGACACCGATCAACTCACGAATAAGGGAGTGAGTGAAATCCCGCTCAATAAAAGAGACTTCAGCCAAATTCTGCTACTCGCTGCGGGAACGTCCAGCGACACCAATGGAGCCTCAAACTTCACCCAGCAGTTCGCGATCAACGGCCAGCGAGGGGTGGAGGCAACTTTCTCTCTTGATGGAGCGGACATCAGTGACCCCGAAATGGGTGGCGGGACGTTCACTAATTTCAATGTCGACGCGATACTTGACCTGAAATCGTCGTCCGGAGTGATGCCGGCCGAAATAGGGCGTGGCGCCTCTGGCTATACCGATATCTTGACTCGATCCGGAACAAGCGACCTGCATGGATCGTTCTTCGAGTTTCTGCGAAACTCCTCGCTCGATGCCCGCAACTACTTCGATCATCCTTCCCCGGTAAGTCCGGGGCGCATCCCACCCTTCAGAAGAAATGAGTTTGGATTTACGAATGGCGGCCCTGTTCCGGTCTCTCGTTGGCTCGGCAACAGCAAGCAGATCTTTTACTTCATCGAGTACCAGGGCTTCCGCCAGGTCCTGGGAACGACCCAGGTTCTTTCTGTTCCCACTGCAGAACAGCGATCGGGCATGGATACGACGGCATTCCCAGGCGACACGCTCTTTGTTCCGGTGAACTCCTCGATCGGCCAGATACTGGCCCGATACCCGCTGCCTAACTATTCAGCCGGAACCTTTGGTGCGAACACCTATGCAACTTCATCCAAGGTGAACACGGATGCAGATCAGTTTTCCGGCAGGCTTGATTTTCAAAGCGGTGCGAAGGACCACTGGATGGCGCGATTCTCTCTCGACAATCTCAGCGGCCCAACGACGAATCCGGATCAAACGGTGATAGATCCGAGCTTCGGTGTGGAATATGTCGATCACCAGCGCAATGGCGTGTTGACCTGGATACACACTGCATCGCCGAGCCTCATGTTCGAGTCGTCGCTGAGTGTTATTCGAACGACCCCCTCTTTCCCGACTCCCAATACAACGGACCCCGCCGTCAAATTCAACGACGCTCTCTTCGAGCCGTTCAATGCCCCAGGCGGTTCTGTCTCCAGAGACTACGGAAACTTATTCCAGGCTCGAGAGAATGTAACGTTCTCGCGCAACGTCCATACGGTCAAGCTTGGTGCGGAGATTCGACTGAACCGCGACTCCGGCTATTTCGGATCCAGCCCCAACGGGGAATATGACTTTGGCGGAGGAACAGCGTACTCCGCAGTTAAAATCGCATCGGCAAGCGGTTCTCACACGATCAATAGGGGAGACCCTCTGCCCGATACCCTGTCAGCGTTCCTTACCGGAAGCGCGTTCGCGTACACACGAGCTGTTGCACCCAGCTACTTCTCAAATGGCCAAAATATAGGTGCCACCGGGGTAAACCGAACGTCAATCGCCGCCTACGTGGAAGATACCTGGAAAGCTACAAGCCGCCTTACGATCGGTTATGGACTGCGCTTCGAGCTCTACACGCCGATATCGGATCGGGCTCACCGCACTTCCGGATTTTATCCATCTCCTGGCGGAGGCCAGGTTTTCTTGATTAATCCTGAACCCAGGTACCGTACGCGAATGAACAATTGGGCGCCACGTCTGCAAGCTGACTACCGCTTGCGCCCGACCCTGGTACTCCATGCCGGTGCGGCTTTGAGTACGATTCCGCCCAATCTCTGGCAAGACAACATGATAACGGGCAATCTGCCGTTCGTGTTCTACCCCAGGGTGACGGCTGGACCGACGGCATTGGTCCCCTACGGATTTCAGTTCACTCCAGCCCAGTTACCCCGCGTCTATACGCCGGACGGTACTGACATCTTTGCCAATCGACGGCCCAACGATGTCCCCGCCAACACGGAAGTTGATATCGATCGTCTGGAGCAGGGAATTGCAGATGCTTCTGAAGGAGAAACAACCCCGCTCAACGTAGGGGGAATCAGCAGGAACTTTGGGAACGCGGGGCTCGGCACGTGGTCCCTTGGCCTGGAACAGTCCGTGGGACAAGTGACGCTCTCTGCCACTTATATAGGCACAACCGCTTATAGGCTTCCCCGCGTAGCCTTTCCCAACGCCTATCCTGGCGCGACAGCGCAATTTGCACCTTACACAAACTTCAATGCCGCCGGCCAGGCTGTAGGCGGGTTCGGAACCGAAGGCGAGATGACGGCGACTTCGCACTCCTCGTACAACGCTCTACAGGTCTCAGGGCAGGGTCGAACTCCGCATGGTGGACCTGCCTTCCAGGCGAACTACACCTGGTCGAAGTCGATCGACGATACCAGCAGTGTTGGCGGGACCTCCGCCACCAGCACCGTGGGAGCCATAGCGCAGGCAGCGCCTCAAAATCCTTTCGATACTCACCCGGAACGCGGTCCGTCCGTATTCGACACAACGAATTCATTCTCACTGAGTCTCACGCAGTCTCTTCCGGTGGATGCGATCCACCCGTTGAATCACGTGAGCCGTAAACTTACTCGCGGCTGGCAGTTGATCAGCATTTCATCGCTGTCTGGCGGTACACCTTTTACGGTTTATTCGGGAATTCAGCAAACGGGTGCAGGGTCGGCCAATACGGACAGGCCCAATCAGATTGCAAAGCCATCGCTATCCACTGCGAGGTCCAAGAGAGAGGACTACTTCGGGCGTGGAAGCGATAACGCTTCTTTTTTCTCAATACCCATTAACGTTCCGGGAGGAACGGGGCCTAATCATGGGAGCTTTGGAACTCTCGGACGGAATACTTTCCGGGGGCCAGCCTATTACGATTATGACTTTTCTTTGGTCAAAGACACGCCGATCGGAAGAAGACGATCTGGCGCTGAACTTACCAACCTGCAGTTCAAGGCTGAGTTTTTCAACCTGTTCAACGTCGTGAACATGGGGCTTCCGTCGAACACAATCCTTGGGGCGGGCTTTGGCCAGATCAATCGAACGAATGGCAACTCCCGTCAGATTCAGTTTTCTCTGAAGCTCGAATACTAA